AGGTGCAACTGAAGAAAGTACAGAGAGAATAGAAGCGCAAACTTCAGAGGACCTTGGTCAATTAAAAGAATCTTTAAAAGTAAATATAGATTCAAAAACAGAACAAGTATTTGATAAACAATATATTAAACGCCCACAAGTATTAAAAGGTTCAACTTATAAATTTAATACACCGTTTGGAATGGCGTATATCACCATCAATGATATCAATGGTGTGGCTGGTGAGATCTTTTTGAATGTTGGGAAAGCAGGTTCTGATGTATTTGCCATGTCTGAGGCATTAGGAAGAGTATGCTCTCTATTCCTTCGATATGGTGATCATGGCAATAAAGAACAACTATTAATTAAACATTTAAAAGGAATTGGTGGTTCAGGTGCGATTGGTTTTGGAGCTAATCGAGTAGAGTCCATTGCGGATGCTGTTGCTAAAGCATTAGAGATCCATATTGAAGAAGCTGAACAAACAACGTCAGTGATCGAAAACAACGAAAATGCAGCTTCAATAGAAGTGGAGGCAGTGGAAACAGTTGCTGAAACAATAGAAAAAGATGTAGCAGTTATAGAATCCAAAGATCTATGTCCTTCCTGCGGCTCGGCAAGTTTAGTGAATTCAGAAGGGTGTAAAAACTGTACGAGCTGTGGATATAGCCGTTGTAACTGAGTTTAAGGAAATTAAAAATGAATTAAAAGTTAGAACTGAGAATATCTAATGATTAGATATTCTTGGTTCTTTTTTTGTGATCAAATCATCGAGCATTATTCCGATTAGAAATATAAATTTTTGAAATAAACAATCGCTTTTGCTCTATCATGAATGTCAATCATCTCGTATATTTTGCTAATATAATTTTTGACCGTCCCTTCTGTAAGAAATAGTTGTTTAGCAATTTCTCTGTTTGTCATTCCATCACATAATAATCGTATGATTTCAAGTTCACGATTAGAAAATGGATGGCGATCACCTTGCATAGCTACTTTAGATGGGTTTAAATGTTTGGAAAGCTTGCTAGCTAGTTTCCCTGGTAAAATAACATTGCCAGCCATTGCATCTTGAATAATGTGATAAAGTTGGTGCCCTTCAATATCTTTTAAAATATATCCTGAGGCACCATACTGCAAAGCTTTCATTAGATCAGCATCATCATCGAATGTAGTTAATATAATGACAAAAATATGAGGAAAATTTAGCTTGATCCGTCTGGTGCATTCGACACCGTCCATTACAGGCATACGAACGTCCATTAGGACAATATCTGGTTGCAACCGTTCTACAAGTTCAAATCCAACCTCGCCATTAAAAGCTGTACCAACCACCTCAAATTGATTATTTAATTGTAAAATCGTTTTTAACCCATCTACCATTAGTTGTTGATCATCTAGTATTACAATTTTAATTTTATCCATCTTCATGCTCCTAGTTGTTCTTATATTTTTTATCATGATTGTGAGCTTATTGTCTTAACCTATAGGCAATTCAATATGTATGGAGAAGTTTTCACCAGGAGCAACAGTAACATGAAAATTTCCTCCTAACCCCTCTACTCTCTCTTTCATATTGTTCAATCCAAATCCCATGTGTATCATAGCCGGTACGGCTCCAAAATTAGTTAACGCCAACTGAATAACTTGACCCTTTTCTTTAATCAATAGTGTAAATCTTTTACTATTTGCATGCTTTAAGCCATTCGTAAATCCTTCTTGAATGGCATTATACAACACTCTTTCTTGTATCGGCAGCAAAGGGGTTTCAATCTGTATTATATATTCTATTTCAACGAAGCAGTGTTTCATTGTATTATGAACAAATAATTCAATGGAAGATATAAAGCCTAGAGGGTGGTGCCCATCCTTTAACATATTTATAGAGGTACGCAAGTCAGCAAGTCCCTTTTTTACTTGTTTTCTCGCTGTATCTAATTTTTCCAACGATAAATTTGGATCTTTATCTTTGAGCATTTTGCTTGCTTCTAATTCAATTAAAGCAACGGTCAACGTATGCCCAACGGTATCATGTATTTCACCAGCGATACGATTGCGCTCTTCCACTAAAATCATCTCTTCCAGTTCCTTATTTTTCATTTCTAACTCCTGCATCAGTTTCTTTAGTGCAGCAGCATTCATAATTTGGCTTTTAGCTAGATAAACAAAGGATAGGATTATACTGTAAACAAGCACAGAATTAATAATGAAATACAAAATATCCATTGAGCTTGTATACGATTGTTTTTCTATTTCCATCCCTACATACATCACAAATGTGACAAAAGAATACGGTAATGTGAAATGATATGGATACTTAATAATTAAATCGGCGACTAGAATAAAAAACAATCCTTGCGATATGTTCGTATGATCAACATAACTAATTAAGAGTAAAGGAAGGATTTCCATGCTTGCAACAATATAACTCCATTTGTTTTTTTCAAACTTAGAGTATATCATCGTCCGCAAACTTGTTATTGTAAGTGATGCAGCAATAGCAAAGAGAATATACAGTTGATTAGCAGGATTTTTTAAATAGATAATCAATAGAAGCAGAATAAATATGATTCCAAGTGTATACGATTGTATTTTGCTGTGAAAACGCATTGTCCACCTTCTTTCATTGATCCATTTCCAATCCTAGCTAGGGATCACCTTCTATTTCTCCACTAGAAGGAGTAAAACCTCTTATTCTATCGGTACGATTTTACTTCCTTTTTTTAAAAAATATGACTTAAATTATGACCACAGTCAGTTATCATATGACCTATTTTAATTTTACACTGTTTCCATCCAATAGAAATGGGAGGCAATCAAAATGAAAGATAAAATATGGATCATTGGTTTATCTATAATTTTTATGATCTTGATGATCTTTAGTGTATTTGTGATTTTCCTGAATAAGTCAAGTGATGATTCAATTCCCACCATTCCGCAAACCGCTAAAGCAGGGGATCTCATTTATAAAAAAAAGTTGACTTATTCATACGGAAAAAATGAATATGATGCAGAGTATGGCATACTTATCGTACCTGAAAATCGCTCGAAGCTGGATTCAAAATTAATAGGTATACCAGTCGTTAAAATAAATGCGGTAAACGAGTCATCATTAGCACCTATATTTATTTTAGAAGGAGGACCAGGAAACTCAAATATGCAGTTACAAGGCCCCGAAGAGCTGCTATTATCACATGACATGGTACTTGTTGGATATCGAGGAATGGATGGTAGTACAAATTTAAGGAGCAAGAAGCTGGAAAATGCATTAAGAGCAGACGATTTGCTGTCTGAAGAGGGACTTTCACAAATCGAAAATATTACAAAAGAAGTAATTCGAGATTACCAAGCTCAAGGCATAGATTTATCTGGATATACCCCTTTCGAAGTTGTACATGATTTGGATGCAGCTAGACGCGCATTGGGATACGATAAGATCAATCTGTACAGTGTCAGCTATGGCACAAGACTCGCACAATATTACGATAAATATTTTTCGGAACATATTCAATATGCTGCGTTGTTAGGTATCAATCCACCTGGTGCTTTCATGTGGGAACCTGATGTGATGGATTCGGTTCTTGAGCAATATGAAACACTTTGGAAATCTGAAACTAGTCATTATAAAACAGACAAAAGTCTAATACAAATGATGGATACCGCTTTTGATGACGCCCCAGACCGATGGCTTTTTTTTAACATTAATAAAGATAAAATTCGTGTCGCTTCCTTCTTTTTATTGATGGAGACAGAAACTTCTCCTTATGTATTCGATGCATATCAAGCCGCTGCAAACGGAGACTACAGTGGTTTCGCTGCGTTGACTTTGGCTTGTGATTGGCTCTTACCTACCGCCAGCAATTGGGGAGATATGTTAGCAAAAGGTGTGATGGATTATGATAAATCTAGAAACTATAGAAAAATAGAAACAGATGCACACACGATTGGCTCACCGGTGTCTAAACTGCTTTTTGGTGGATTTGCCCAGTCCTGGCCAAAGTATCCCATCGCTGAGGAATTGAAGCGTGTACATCCCTCTTCCACTCGTACACTGTTGATCAATGGGAATCTAGATATGTCAACACCTGCAGTAAATGCGGAAAACGATCTCATCCCGCACCTTTCCAATGCAACCTATATTAAGCTACATCATATGGGACATACCGTAACAGAAGCACAGCCGCAAGCAATGGAAAGATTGCTTACTTCTTTTTACCGTACTGGAATCGCTGATGATTCATTATTTGTGGAAGAAACGTTCAGCTTTCATTCCAAATTCAATTTTACTACGATTGTCAAAACGATTGTTTTCGTACTATTCTGTATTCCTATTATGATCATTATAGCTATCTACTTCATTATTAAGAAAATTAGATCCAAGCAAAACAGCATTGAACAGGAAACATTAGACAGTAAAACTTAAGTGATTACTTCTTAAACTCAAGCAAAATTCATATATGACCTTATCGCTAAGAATTTATTCTTGCCCTGAAAGAAAAAAAGGTTATTTTCTAAAAAATTTTTTATTCCCAAATCTAATTATAAAGACGACTCAGGACACCATATGATTTCATACTTGATAATCCCCATCAAAGAAGAATGAGTATGAATATCTAATAAACACTATCATTTAATGCTATCCTTTTTTGTAAATAAAAGTATATAATGTGAAGAGAAATCTTATTTATAGTTTAAAGGGGAAAAGAAAGATGAAAAATATAAGAACAATCGGCATTGTAACACTTATGGTTGTCGCACTAGCTCTAACCTCATATTACATATTTGAAAATCAAAAAAATTCTTATGATCAAACTGTTACTTCACAGGAATCACCTGAGACAGAGATATCTGATAACCCAGATCAGAATAGTGAAGTTGAAAACCACCAAACGCTTTCTATAGAAGAAATAAAGGATCAAACATGTTTACCAGCCCAAAAATTAACAAATAACAAAGAGGACAATCTCTTACAATTCTTAAATACACCATCAGAAAATGCAGCCTTAAGTGGAATACAATCTATTTCAACAAATACAGCCCATGATTTTGAAGTTTATGGTTCGAAAGAGGGTACATCCTATGCATTAGATAATGAAGGAAGAGTTTTTATTTGGGGAAGCGGTATTAATATTTCCTATCCACGGTTAATGACTGAGTTTCCGAAAGTGAAAGAAATGGCTGGAGGATTTATTTTAAGTGAAGACAATGATATATGGTATTTAAATTGGGACTGGGGGTTGCGGAAACCTGTAGTACTACCTAAAATAGTAACCTCATTGTCAAACATAAAAGAAATGAAGGAAGTAAACTACAGTGATTTATATGTTTTAACAGAGAATGGCAAAGTTTTTTTAATAGAAGGAAGCTATGGGGATCCTTCTGGAGAAGAGTTTGAAATGATTGAGGTTAAAGGATTAGAGAATATAGAACAAA
The window above is part of the Chengkuizengella sp. SCS-71B genome. Proteins encoded here:
- a CDS encoding response regulator transcription factor, whose protein sequence is MDKIKIVILDDQQLMVDGLKTILQLNNQFEVVGTAFNGEVGFELVERLQPDIVLMDVRMPVMDGVECTRRIKLNFPHIFVIILTTFDDDADLMKALQYGASGYILKDIEGHQLYHIIQDAMAGNVILPGKLASKLSKHLNPSKVAMQGDRHPFSNRELEIIRLLCDGMTNREIAKQLFLTEGTVKNYISKIYEMIDIHDRAKAIVYFKNLYF
- a CDS encoding sensor histidine kinase, coding for MRFHSKIQSYTLGIIFILLLLIIYLKNPANQLYILFAIAASLTITSLRTMIYSKFEKNKWSYIVASMEILPLLLISYVDHTNISQGLFFILVADLIIKYPYHFTLPYSFVTFVMYVGMEIEKQSYTSSMDILYFIINSVLVYSIILSFVYLAKSQIMNAAALKKLMQELEMKNKELEEMILVEERNRIAGEIHDTVGHTLTVALIELEASKMLKDKDPNLSLEKLDTARKQVKKGLADLRTSINMLKDGHHPLGFISSIELFVHNTMKHCFVEIEYIIQIETPLLPIQERVLYNAIQEGFTNGLKHANSKRFTLLIKEKGQVIQLALTNFGAVPAMIHMGFGLNNMKERVEGLGGNFHVTVAPGENFSIHIELPIG
- a CDS encoding alpha/beta hydrolase, coding for MKDKIWIIGLSIIFMILMIFSVFVIFLNKSSDDSIPTIPQTAKAGDLIYKKKLTYSYGKNEYDAEYGILIVPENRSKLDSKLIGIPVVKINAVNESSLAPIFILEGGPGNSNMQLQGPEELLLSHDMVLVGYRGMDGSTNLRSKKLENALRADDLLSEEGLSQIENITKEVIRDYQAQGIDLSGYTPFEVVHDLDAARRALGYDKINLYSVSYGTRLAQYYDKYFSEHIQYAALLGINPPGAFMWEPDVMDSVLEQYETLWKSETSHYKTDKSLIQMMDTAFDDAPDRWLFFNINKDKIRVASFFLLMETETSPYVFDAYQAAANGDYSGFAALTLACDWLLPTASNWGDMLAKGVMDYDKSRNYRKIETDAHTIGSPVSKLLFGGFAQSWPKYPIAEELKRVHPSSTRTLLINGNLDMSTPAVNAENDLIPHLSNATYIKLHHMGHTVTEAQPQAMERLLTSFYRTGIADDSLFVEETFSFHSKFNFTTIVKTIVFVLFCIPIMIIIAIYFIIKKIRSKQNSIEQETLDSKT